A stretch of the Fusarium musae strain F31 chromosome 2, whole genome shotgun sequence genome encodes the following:
- a CDS encoding hypothetical protein (EggNog:ENOG41) has protein sequence MPPRIQCLLYNGPSFKAGRSVFTQQRLFSKSRHFRGQDNSDNAKLTHVSASGEARMVSISDKTATSRIAKAACTVRFSNSTAIELIRDNQMKKGDVLGVARIAGIMASKRTPDLIPLCHPISISKAAVDLDVRGDDRVEIVATVTCAGKTGVEMEALTAASTAALTVYDMCKAVDKGMIIEGLRVVLKDGGKSGRWEME, from the coding sequence ATGCCTCCTCGAATACAATGCCTTCTGTATAACGGTCCCAGCTTTAAGGCTGGCCGATCTGTTTTCACGCAGCAGCgactcttctccaagagtCGCCATTTCCGAGGACAGGACAACAGCGACAACGCAAAGCTGACACATGTCTCTGCCTCGGGGGAGGCGCGGATGGTCTCCATATCAGACAAGACGGCGACATCACGCATCGCCAAAGCTGCATGCACCGTCCGATTCTCGAACAGCACAGCGATTGAGCTCATCAGAGACaatcagatgaagaagggggATGTTCTGGGGGTCGCGCGGATCGCTGGCATCATGGCATCGAAGCGAACTCCAGATCTGATCCCGCTCTGTCATCCGATCTCGATCTCCAAGGCCGCGGTTGATCTCGACGTCAGGGGTGACGACAGAGTCGAGATCGTAGCCACGGTCACGTGCGCCGGAAAGACGGGGGTGGAGATGGAAGCGCTGACGGCGGCGTCTACGGCGGCATTGACAGTTTACGATATGTGCAAGGCTGTGGATAAGGGCATGATCATTGAGGGGTTGAGAGTTGTCCTCAAGGATGGGGGAAAGAGTGGGAGATGGGAAATGGAGTGA